One window of Thiomicrorhabdus lithotrophica genomic DNA carries:
- a CDS encoding VC0807 family protein — protein MKNSDSMNIPTHKPRPMIDLLVSIVIPSFILMKLSGDSDLGATNALIVALAFPLGWGLFELVKYRKVNFIAILGLVSVLLTGGIGLLELDLKWLAIKEAAIPAIIGLVVLGSTFTRYPLIKTLLYNPVVLNIEKIEQKLIESDNIAKFEKRLSNATYFLAGTFGFSAVMNYLLAKWVVTSPTGSAAFNEELGQMTLLSYPVIAIPSMLMMMAIFYYLWRTIHGMTGLPLEEIMVSSQQKK, from the coding sequence ATGAAAAATTCTGATTCTATGAACATTCCTACACACAAACCACGTCCAATGATTGATCTGTTGGTGAGTATTGTCATTCCTTCGTTTATTTTGATGAAGTTGAGTGGCGACAGTGATCTTGGTGCGACTAATGCATTGATTGTTGCGCTGGCTTTCCCTTTGGGTTGGGGGCTGTTTGAGCTAGTTAAATACCGAAAAGTTAACTTTATTGCTATTTTAGGTTTAGTGAGCGTTTTGTTAACTGGTGGGATTGGTTTGTTAGAACTAGACTTAAAATGGTTGGCCATTAAAGAGGCGGCTATTCCTGCGATTATCGGTTTGGTTGTTTTAGGCTCTACCTTTACACGTTACCCATTAATCAAAACCTTACTTTACAACCCAGTGGTTTTAAACATTGAAAAAATTGAGCAGAAGTTGATAGAAAGCGACAACATAGCTAAATTTGAGAAACGACTTTCAAATGCGACCTATTTTTTAGCGGGTACGTTTGGATTTTCTGCGGTTATGAATTATCTTTTAGCCAAATGGGTGGTAACCAGTCCAACGGGGAGTGCTGCGTTTAATGAAGAACTTGGCCAAATGACGTTATTGAGTTATCCAGTGATTGCGATTCCTTCGATGTTGATGATGATGGCTATTTTCTATTACTTATGGCGAACTATACATGGAATGACGGGATTACCTTTGGAAGAAATAATGGTTTCATCTCAACAGAAAAAATGA
- a CDS encoding cold-shock protein: MAKGIIKRFDFRKGFGFIVDDKTGEDLFFHKTAWQGDGPIRQGLAVKFVNKDSEKGPQADSVIPLDGGKTRKKKPAAKPASLEERVASLESSVVTWKTLTLLSLVGVITLAVLTVF; encoded by the coding sequence ATGGCCAAAGGCATTATTAAACGTTTTGACTTCCGAAAAGGTTTCGGGTTTATTGTTGACGATAAAACTGGTGAAGACCTGTTTTTTCACAAAACTGCATGGCAGGGCGATGGGCCTATTCGCCAGGGTTTAGCGGTTAAGTTTGTAAACAAAGATTCAGAAAAAGGCCCTCAGGCTGATTCTGTTATTCCTTTAGACGGTGGCAAAACTCGTAAGAAAAAGCCTGCAGCAAAACCAGCTTCATTAGAAGAGCGTGTAGCGTCTTTAGAAAGCTCTGTCGTTACCTGGAAAACTTTAACCTTATTATCTCTTGTTGGGGTTATTACTCTAGCGGTTTTAACTGTTTTTTAA
- a CDS encoding DEAD/DEAH box helicase yields the protein MSFSKLGLCDPILKAVADVGYKNPTEIQKQAIPIILSGRDLMAAAQTGTGKTASFVLPLLEKLNTEEKLRSRSIKALILVPTRELAVQVEANIAQYAKYLNVSSLAIYGGVDSEAQKDRLLEGVDILVATPGRLLDMVYQRALYFNDLEFLVLDEADRMLDMGFIDDIHKIIDRLPSDRQSLLFSATLTDDVRYLADTVYDDAAEISVSPKKKAAAKIDQWLITVDKDKKSALLSHLINEQQWDQALIFVEKKHSAAKLVSQLEKRGITADSIHSGRSQAMREQILADFEAGKLKFLIATGIAARGIDIDDLSRVVNYDLPYPSEEYVHRIGRTGRAGASGEAISLVSKDDFKNLCSIESLLGQVIKRKEIEGFPVKKVVPISILNYKR from the coding sequence ATGTCATTTTCAAAGCTAGGATTATGTGATCCTATTTTAAAAGCCGTTGCTGATGTAGGTTATAAAAACCCTACAGAGATTCAAAAACAGGCGATTCCGATTATTTTATCTGGCAGAGACCTTATGGCCGCGGCGCAGACGGGAACAGGTAAAACGGCTAGTTTTGTTTTACCTCTGTTAGAAAAGCTGAATACTGAAGAGAAATTACGCAGTCGCTCTATCAAAGCGCTTATTTTGGTTCCTACTCGTGAACTAGCTGTGCAGGTTGAGGCGAATATTGCCCAATATGCAAAGTATCTGAATGTGAGTTCATTGGCCATTTATGGCGGGGTGGATTCCGAAGCTCAAAAAGATCGCTTATTGGAAGGTGTCGATATTTTGGTTGCCACGCCAGGTAGGTTGTTAGATATGGTGTACCAACGTGCTCTGTATTTTAATGATTTGGAATTTTTAGTATTAGATGAAGCCGATAGAATGCTGGATATGGGCTTTATTGACGATATTCATAAAATCATTGATCGTTTGCCAAGTGATCGTCAGAGCTTGCTGTTTTCAGCAACATTAACGGATGATGTGCGTTATTTGGCAGATACAGTTTACGATGATGCCGCTGAAATATCGGTTTCTCCTAAAAAGAAGGCCGCTGCCAAAATTGACCAGTGGTTGATTACGGTGGATAAAGATAAAAAGTCCGCATTATTAAGTCACTTGATTAATGAACAGCAGTGGGATCAGGCATTGATTTTTGTAGAGAAAAAACACTCTGCGGCTAAACTGGTAAGTCAGCTGGAAAAGCGTGGCATTACAGCAGATTCCATTCATAGTGGCAGAAGCCAGGCGATGCGTGAACAGATATTGGCTGATTTTGAAGCGGGTAAATTAAAGTTTTTAATTGCTACTGGTATTGCTGCTCGCGGTATTGATATAGACGATTTGAGTAGGGTAGTGAACTACGATTTACCTTACCCAAGTGAAGAGTATGTTCACCGAATTGGTCGAACAGGTCGTGCTGGTGCTTCAGGTGAAGCAATCTCTTTGGTATCAAAAGATGATTTTAAAAACCTCTGTTCGATAGAAAGTCTATTGGGGCAGGTTATTAAACGCAAAGAGATTGAAGGTTTTCCTGTAAAAAAAGTCGTACCTATCTCCATTTTGAATTACAAGCGTTAG
- a CDS encoding [FeFe] hydrogenase, group A, translating to MIKLTVNGRFVEVEDGATLLDATREAGVYVPTLCYYPRLPSHAVCRMCLVDVKGEKTPQPSCVTKAKDGDIIDTDSESLQAFRKTDAEWLLARHPNDCMQCEVNGSCKFQNLVNDFQLEDHWEKIPRGSQAHPEHKLTDHTSPSIWQDLSKCIECGLCVEACGDSGQQQHVIGFAERGSGRMPVTVFDKPLSETNCISCGQCTLVCPVGALIETPHWHDVLHTLDSHRRISAVQVAPATRIAISEEFGMKPGTVSTGRMINALRQIGFDYVFDTNFAADLTIMEEATEFLTRFKEQKNLPLFTSCCPAWVNWLEINRPDLLTHLSTTKSPQQMHGALTKRGAFAHSLGAEFTEGKTEPYVVSIMPCTAKKDESVRPGVSGDLDHVLTTRELARMIKARGIPFSALPEDGKFDNPLGESTGAGQIFGASGGVMEAVVRTASHFIGKEDSMPLDWHQLRGVVKDVKTAEIPGVGKVAICNGIAAAQRMLKTEAWRDEFVAIEVMSCVGGCLGGGGEPKSMDPLILEKRMHSIYEIDKGSPRRRSYENQDIQKLYATELDKPNSPQAHALLHTHYAARHSKRLLLMQFLDCVDRRDGETAGKLFHPQGVWSTASVFGDVQGVENVAELINSKLPPRQYGPSYQRHKMANAADIEDLTVVTPNGERCRFTMELETLQEGNTSKAFILSLAREVL from the coding sequence ATGATTAAGCTTACGGTTAATGGCAGATTTGTTGAAGTAGAAGATGGTGCGACCTTGCTTGACGCCACAAGAGAAGCAGGCGTTTACGTCCCAACTCTCTGTTATTACCCTCGTTTGCCATCACACGCCGTATGCCGAATGTGTCTGGTTGATGTAAAAGGTGAGAAAACGCCACAACCCTCTTGTGTCACCAAGGCAAAAGATGGGGATATCATTGATACTGACTCTGAATCATTACAAGCATTTCGTAAAACCGATGCAGAATGGCTTTTAGCACGTCATCCAAATGATTGCATGCAATGTGAAGTGAATGGTTCATGCAAATTTCAGAATCTGGTAAATGATTTTCAACTAGAGGATCATTGGGAAAAGATTCCAAGAGGTTCACAAGCACATCCAGAGCATAAATTAACGGATCATACCTCACCGAGTATTTGGCAAGACTTGTCCAAGTGTATTGAGTGCGGTTTGTGTGTTGAGGCATGTGGAGATTCCGGTCAACAGCAACATGTCATCGGATTTGCTGAGCGAGGCTCAGGTCGAATGCCCGTCACGGTTTTTGATAAACCGCTATCTGAAACGAATTGTATTTCTTGTGGTCAATGCACCCTTGTGTGCCCAGTAGGCGCGTTGATTGAGACGCCTCATTGGCATGATGTTTTACATACTTTAGATTCGCATAGGCGTATTTCTGCAGTACAAGTTGCACCTGCAACACGTATTGCTATTAGCGAAGAGTTTGGTATGAAGCCAGGTACGGTGAGCACGGGCAGAATGATTAATGCCTTACGACAGATTGGTTTTGATTATGTGTTTGATACAAACTTTGCAGCTGATTTGACCATTATGGAAGAGGCTACAGAGTTTTTAACGCGTTTTAAAGAACAGAAAAATTTACCGCTTTTCACTTCTTGTTGCCCAGCCTGGGTGAATTGGCTAGAGATTAACCGGCCTGATCTATTAACACATTTGAGTACCACAAAATCGCCACAACAGATGCACGGTGCATTAACTAAACGTGGCGCATTTGCACATTCATTGGGTGCTGAATTTACAGAGGGTAAAACAGAACCTTATGTTGTGAGTATTATGCCTTGTACAGCTAAAAAGGATGAATCTGTCAGGCCTGGTGTTTCTGGTGATTTGGATCATGTTTTAACAACACGTGAACTGGCTAGAATGATTAAAGCACGTGGCATTCCATTTAGTGCGCTACCAGAAGATGGTAAATTTGATAATCCATTAGGTGAAAGCACGGGTGCAGGGCAAATTTTTGGTGCATCGGGTGGTGTAATGGAAGCGGTTGTTAGAACCGCCTCTCACTTTATAGGAAAGGAAGATTCGATGCCGTTAGATTGGCATCAATTACGCGGTGTTGTTAAGGACGTTAAGACAGCTGAGATTCCTGGTGTAGGTAAGGTTGCCATATGCAATGGAATTGCAGCAGCGCAACGTATGTTAAAGACAGAAGCATGGCGAGATGAGTTTGTAGCGATTGAAGTGATGTCTTGTGTTGGTGGCTGTCTAGGTGGTGGTGGTGAGCCTAAATCGATGGATCCTCTGATTCTTGAAAAACGTATGCACTCTATTTATGAGATTGATAAAGGTTCTCCAAGAAGACGTTCCTACGAAAATCAGGATATTCAAAAGCTTTATGCCACTGAGTTAGACAAGCCTAATTCACCTCAGGCGCACGCGTTATTGCATACCCATTATGCCGCACGTCATTCAAAGCGTTTGCTGTTGATGCAGTTTTTAGACTGCGTTGACCGCAGAGATGGTGAAACGGCGGGCAAATTGTTTCATCCGCAAGGAGTGTGGTCAACAGCTTCTGTATTTGGAGATGTTCAAGGTGTTGAGAATGTTGCTGAATTGATTAATAGCAAATTACCTCCGCGACAATATGGTCCGAGTTATCAGAGGCATAAAATGGCTAATGCTGCAGACATAGAAGACTTAACGGTAGTGACACCAAATGGTGAACGCTGTCGGTTTACTATGGAACTTGAAACCTTGCAGGAGGGCAATACTTCTAAAGCATTCATTTTGTCGTTGGCAAGAGAAGTGTTGTAA
- a CDS encoding Nif11-like leader peptide family natural product precursor, with product MAFDQLEAFLQKMQDDPALKNEVLNSLTADDVARVALKLGYEFSGDELLRMNGKKVGKVTVNKNEMPGEYH from the coding sequence ATGGCTTTTGATCAACTTGAAGCATTTTTACAGAAAATGCAGGATGATCCTGCACTTAAAAACGAAGTGTTAAATTCACTGACTGCCGATGATGTAGCACGAGTAGCACTAAAGCTTGGTTACGAATTTTCTGGTGATGAGCTGTTAAGAATGAATGGCAAAAAAGTGGGTAAAGTAACGGTTAACAAAAACGAAATGCCTGGTGAATACCACTAA